A section of the Pristiophorus japonicus isolate sPriJap1 chromosome 4, sPriJap1.hap1, whole genome shotgun sequence genome encodes:
- the LOC139262803 gene encoding nesprin-2-like, with amino-acid sequence MQNTALRISHWLDAAEEGMCSYSSIPIEEAEQELQHHQQQAETLERVCWELSDQRRVLGQSEVLSAQVWPLALGCLATLQSRLQLLQSARTTQVESLRAGVREVTHYRVGLMQLETVLLEQRTDIQQRLVESAGLSTDQQLQVTQPTNRSTATPIYPAPLT; translated from the exons ATGCAGAATACCGCCCTCCGGATCAGCCACTGGCTAGATGCTGCAGAGGAGGGAATGTGTTCCTACAGCTCGATTCCCATCGAGGAGGCAGAGCAAGAGCTGCAACATCACCAG CAGCAGGCCGAGACCCTGGAGAGAGTTTGCTGGGAGCTGAGTGACCAGAGGCGAGTGCTGGGGCAGTCGGAGGTGCTGAGTGCTCAGGTCTGGCCCCTGGCCCTGGGCTGCCTGGCCACATTACAGAGCCGGCTCCAGCTGCTTCAGTCCGCCCGCACCACACAGGTCGAGTCGCTGAGAGCCGGAGTGAGAGAGGTCACCCATTACCGG GTCGGGCTGATGCAGTTAGAGACGGTGTTGTTGGAGCAAAGGACTGATATACAGCAACGATTGGTGGAGTCCGCGGGTCTCAGCACCGACCAGCAGCTTCAGGTAACACAACCCACCAATCGCTCAACAGCAACGCCCATTTACCCAGCACCATTAACATAG